In Pseudomonadaceae bacterium SI-3, the sequence GTTCAGCGCGAGCAGGTCTTCGCCTTCGTAGCTGTGCTTGAGCCGCACCACTTCCGAGAGCAGTGACGAGGCCGCCGCGACCAATGGGTTGAGGCTGATGTTGAAGGTTTCGGCCGGACGCAGCCGCGCTGCGTAGATCATCCGCTCTTCGAGCTGCTCGAATTTGGGTGGCGCGCTGAAGTCGGTCAGCGGGCTTTGCGCCGGAGCATCGCCGTGGCGATTGAGGATGACGGTCTTGTCGTCCTGTGCGTAGTCCATTTCTCTGATCATGTCGGTCAGTTCCTGATCGCCCAAAATTTCAGCTCAAGGCCGGTGAATTCTCCGGACACGTGGAAGGCGAAGCCGCCGGAACGCTCCAGCTGCGCCAGTTCCTCGGAGTTGAGTTCCAGTGCGAAATAGGTCTTGCCGGAATGGAACGGGATCTGCCGCGGCGCCACCGGCAGCGGTTTGACCTTGATCCCCGGCAGGTGAAGATTGACCAACTGGCGAATACGCTCCACCGGACCGACCTTGAGGTGAGCTGGCAAGCGCGTTCGCAACTCTTCGGAGTCACATTGGGCGCTGGCTGCGAGTACGAACGAGGCGCTGCCGAGCAGCTTGTGATCGTGCAGTGGCGAGACCTGGATGCCGTACTGGCGCTGCTGCAGTAGCAGCTCGATGGCGTGCTGCTCAAGCACCATCGACAGCACCTGGCGAATCGCATCCATCAGCTTGCGGAACGACAGCCCTTGGTCGTTGTGCAGGTAGCGACCCTCCAGGCGAGGTCGTTTGGTCTCGCTGGAGAACGTCGCGAGTTCCCCCAGCAACCCCAGCAGCTCACGGTAGATGTGTTCGGGATGGATCCGGTCGATGCCCATGTAATGGCGTAGCACGGGTTCGTAGCGGTTGATCAGCTGCAGCATCATGAAGTCGCCAACTTCTGCGCCGCCTACTTTGCCGGTCGCGCGAATGCGCTCGGCCAGAATGTCGCCGCGATGCCCCAGCATGCTGATCACTTCCTTCAGGCACGACAGTAGATAGCTGGATGCCTGGAAGTCGATAAAGGTCGGTATGTACTCGGGATCGAGGCTGATGACCCCATCCGGTGTGGTGTCGAGGATGTCGCAAAGCTTGAGTTTCACGTAAGCCTGGTCGCTTTGCTGCTCACCCAGCAACAGCCGAAAGTCCGGTCGCCCAGTGCTGACCTGGCTGCTGCTGCTGTCGCCAGCGTTGGAGTCAGTGACCTCTTCGTCGAACGCGGTGTAGCGAGCCAGCACGTCCTTCTGTTCTGGACGGCGGCTCTCGATGTGATTGCCGGTCACCAGCGGTAACGCCAGGTACACAGGCGTATTGCCAGTGTTGGGTGGCACGTCCAGGGCCAGTGGTTCACGCTCGGCGCCAATCTCGAACAGGCTGCCATCAGGAAGTAGACCACTCGCCTGGCTAAGCACCAGCTTGCCCATGTTGAGGAACTGACGGTCGATCTCCAGCCCAAAGAAGCCCCAGGCGTAATGGCCTAACTTCTGTGTCCGCAGCTTGAGTTGCGCGTCGTAGTAGCGATCGCTTTGCTGGAAATGCTGTGGACGCAACAGCATGCCTTCCTGCCAGATGACTTTGTTCATGCTCATCGATCAGTCTCCCTTCGCGAGCGGATCGATGGCCTTGATGCCGTGCTCGTCGAGCATCAGCTCAATGCGGTTCTGCGCCTTGTGTTGCAGCGGGATAACGAAACGCCAGCTCGATTCGGGCAGGTCGCGATAAGCGGCCATCACGCCGACATAGCGGCTACCGTCTTGAACAAACAGCTTGAGGTCGCGCTGCTCGCCAGGGCGCAGTTCAAGCTCTTCCTGAATCACCATGTCCGGAGACAGGGCTTCCTTGGGGCGCTGGTAGAGCGAGAAGAAGTCGGCGTTCTCGAAGGCCACCGGATGCTTGAGCTCCAACAGACGGATCACGACGGGCGAAGGGCGGCCGTTAAGGTCGGGGTTGAGCCTGTCGCTGCCCTGCAGTGACAGGTCCAGCTTGGTCAAGTCAGAGTTGGGCGAGAGGGCAGAGCAGCCGCTCAGAACGGCAAGCGCTGCCAGCACCGCGGCGGGTAAAAAGCGTGACATGGACATCATCCTTGAAGGTCGGTGTTGAGCGTGGCGATCAGGCGGGCCTGCTCCTCGTAAGCCTGGGCGAAGTCTCGGGCAAACAAACGTTCGCCCCAATCGTCGTCACGCTGCATGGCCGAATGCAGTCGCTTATAGGCACGCCAGCGGTTACCGGATGTGGAAATAAGAGGCTTGTTGTCACGCTCGAAGCGCAGTGCCAGCTGATCTGGGGACAATTGCTCCAGCATGCCTTTGATGGCAGCGCGACTGGCGGCCAGCATGGCCACTTGGTGTGCCTGAAGATCACGGTAAGCGCGCCCCATTGCCTGTTCCGCGGGTAGCTGCCCCGATTTGCCGCCGCGCAGCAGAAGGTTCAGGGCTTCCCCGCTGTCGATGCTGTGCTTGAGCGGGTTGTTGCCGGCGCTCTGCACAGTGGTCACTGACAGGCGCATCTCGTTTTTCAGCTCGCCCCGGGTGCGCAGCGCCTGTTGAAGGCCGCCGACGCTCTGCTTGAGCAGACATGCGGCCTTGAGGGCCAATGCTTGACGAGCTTCTTCGTCCAGGCTGCCCAGATCGACGCCGAGCGCTTCACCGAAGCGCGTCCAGAAATCTGGTGCTAGACGTTCGGGCTCCGGTGCGATCTGGGGTGGTGTGGCCTCCTTGGGCATCACTAATTCGGGAACCCGCAGGTTCTCCTCGTCGATCTGCGCATAGTCGCGCTGCTGAGCTTGGGCACGTGGGGGCGCGAGCACCGCAGTCAGGTCGTCGACCTCGGCGTAAACGCGCTCCTGCTGATCGAGCGCAGTCAGCGGGTCGAGGTCAAGAAAGGCATCGTCGGGGATGATGCTACCGGCCGGCTGCGGGCGCCCAATGTCGCCTTCGAAAGAAGCGGGGTCCTGAATCAGTCGCGCGCGAATTTCGAAGTCACCCAGGCAGTAGACGCTGCCATGCTGGATGCGCTGGGCCCGACCTTTTTCCAGGCTGGCGCCGGTGTCTTTGAGCTGGATGCCGTTGCTGCTGGTGTCGGTGAGGAAGAACGCCCCGTCGCGGTAGCTTACTTCGGCGTGTCGACTGGACAATACCCGCTTACGGTCCGGGATTACCCAGTCACAATCCTCGGCGCGGCCGATGATGCCGCCGGCCTGCTTGAAGGTCTTACTGCTGATCAGCCCCGGCGCGAACTGCTGCGCACTGACCATATCGAAAACCAGTTCCATGGCTTCTTCTCCTTGGCGAGTCAGCTGCTGCGTGTCGATGCTTGCGGATCGCCCAGAGGGCGATATTCGTCATCGTTGAATTTGTAGTTACCGGAGCAGCCGGCAAGGGCGAGGGATGCGATGAATAAAACGAGGGCGCAATAGCGGGCTAGCACGCGATTTCCTCCTTGAAAGCGTGTGGGCAGACGGCCCCGCTGACCGATAACGGCGAAGCGAGACTCAGGCTGTGCATTGAAGTTCAGCTGGCTATCGGGGTGGGTGAACAGGGTCACGAAAAAGGGTGGGGTTGGGACTGAAACGAGAGCTGCGGCTATAAATGCTTTCGCCCTCGTCAGACCTGACGAAACTGCTAGGCGAAGGCTAGGGCGCTTTCTTTGGTCACAGCAGCAAGCCGCTCTGCGACTTGGTTATCGTTGATGGCGCGCCATTGCGCGACCAACTCCGCAAGATCGACCCGTTCTGCGTGTTCGCCGAACACGCTGCGTGGCGTCACCAAGCGCTCCGCCTGTGCTAGCAAACGTTGCTGAGTTCGAGTGAGTGCCGGACTCTGTTCAGCTCGAACGCGTTCCCCTTGTTCGATTGCATCGGCATAGATGGCACGTAGTTCCAGATCGCTTTTGCCGTAGAAACGCATCTCACCCCTGCGCCTGATTTCCCAGCGGAACTCGTTGAATGAGCGCGCTTGCCAGATTTCCAGTAGCTGCGCGGTGCTAAGCAGCTGGGCGTAGATGTCACGTATTTCGGCCTCGCTGAAAAGCTTTCCGTTGCGCTCTTCGACGCTGGCGTTCCAGCGCAGAAGATTAGTGAGCGCTGCTCGTGCATAGCCGCTATCGCTGGCATGGTGAGTACCCGCAACTGCAAGCCGATTCGGCATATCACCATCCAAGCCGATTTCACCAACGTAGCGTGCGCAGGTTTGCTCGTCGATCAGCGCGCAGCCCGGTTGCCATAGAACTGCTGCCTCGCTTCCGCCCCCGGGTTTCCGAGGCATGAAATGCCACTGCTCGCCGTGGTGCTCGTAGGAGTCGCCCTGAAGATTGACGAGCCCTGCAAGCAACAATGCGATGCCGCTTACTGGCGAGCTGAAAAGCAGAGCTGTACCGGGGAGAGCCAGTTTCCACTCCGCGTCCATCCAGGGCAAAGGCACGGCGGGAACTGGATCGTTATGGTTGACGATACGGTGGTGGGTAAGCGGCTGGGCGGCTTTAACGAAAGCAGCGTCGCCGGCGCGGGGTGCGCCGTAGGTGTAGAGCTGGGTATTGTCGGACCATTCCCGGCGCAGCCAGTCTGCCAAAAGGAGGGCGATCGCCCCGCCGAGACTGTGGCCGCAGACAATCAATGTTTGCTTGCCAGTGTAAAAAGCATTGAGATAGCGCTCAACGAAGGGTTTCGCTGCTTGGAAGGCTCCATAGAAACCGCGATGCGCCTGACCTTGGCCTTCTTTAAAACGCACTTGGCGCGCATCAGCGTCGCGGCTGGCGTCTGCCAGTATTTCCTGAGTACCGCGTACCGAAATCAGCACCACTTTGTCGTTATGAGTGATGAAAGCTTGGGTGTTAGTGCCCGACTCCGTGTCGTAAAGAAAATGCACGTCCTCTGGATTTCTCCAACCCTCTTGCGACTCTTTTTCGTAGCGCAGTGGATCGTAGGGCATGATTTCTAGACGCTTCGAATAAGGCACCTCTTCACAGATCATATGGTATGGGCCAGCACCGTCGAACTGTGTTGGTTTTACTCGACGGCCCAGCTGGTTTTGAAGCACATGACCAATGCTCCCGATCGAGTCGTAGGGAGGGGGTGAAGATATGTAAGGTTTCTTGTCTGTACTAAACGGGGCGTAAACGAACGTGCTCATCAGCGCGAGGTGATAGGCGTTCAGTGCGCAGAAGTCATGAGCCCGAGACAGTAGTGGGCTGTATGCGCGGAGCGCTTTGATTTCGATGACATGATGTTGGCCGCAGCCAAGGGCAACGCCACACTGGTCTGATGCTGAACCTGCGTTCTGCTTCAATTTTGAAAGTCGTCTCGTCCAGGACTCGTCTGGTTCTGGAAGGTGGCTTTTTATTTTGGCGAAGTCGCTGACTTCAGCTCTGAGAAACCTTGCTTGCTCTCTTTCTGCGCGCTCTTCCGCTAGGTAAGTTGTGCCGTCCGAACGGCGAGGTCCGGCGGGCGATTGCTCCGCGGCTATCTGCAGGGCAGTCAGCGAGATCTTGAATGACTTTCTAAGACCGAGTTCTTCATAGCAAGGATCTGGGTATGTTGTGGCCAGTTGCGATAGCTTGAGCACTGTGACGCCGGGGTGCACATGGTAGATTTTCGCAAACCCATCGTTGTTCAGCACACCCTCGAACGCTTGCCCTTGGCAGTCAATTAATTTGTACGGCAACTCAGCATAGGGTGAGCCTTTTCCATGCTCATCTACGAGCCGAAAGCTAACCCAGCTGCTGCGTAGTGGACATTTGAGTATTTCTACAGCGCTTTCCATCCTTGGTTACTCCGTGCAATTTGGATAGACGGTGCATTCCTGAGTTTCATTTCTGAACGTTTTAAACACAGGGGGATCCTGACACTGCTGCCAACCCTCCTTCGGTAAACACGGCTTCCAGCCTTCAGGGAATCTAACCCATGTGTTGTCGCGGTATGGTTCTTCCTCCGCTCTAACCTGAAACAAAAGTCGCACTCTCTTGCCCGGTAGCGTTGTGCCGATTAGATGGGCTCCTGCACCTTTACAGCTGAGTAGCTTGCTTATCTCGCCTTCCCGAGACTTCGCCTTGCTGATTTGAAATAACCACAAGCATTCCGCTGTTTTGGATAGAGTCCCGTTTGCTTGAAATTCTGGAGCACCCTCGGGTAGTTGGTCGACTATGGTCAACCCACCGTTGTCATAAGTTTGTTGCCAGTCCCTGTCGCCGTAACGGGCATTAATGAACAGCC encodes:
- a CDS encoding type VI secretion system baseplate subunit TssK; the protein is MSMNKVIWQEGMLLRPQHFQQSDRYYDAQLKLRTQKLGHYAWGFFGLEIDRQFLNMGKLVLSQASGLLPDGSLFEIGAEREPLALDVPPNTGNTPVYLALPLVTGNHIESRRPEQKDVLARYTAFDEEVTDSNAGDSSSSQVSTGRPDFRLLLGEQQSDQAYVKLKLCDILDTTPDGVISLDPEYIPTFIDFQASSYLLSCLKEVISMLGHRGDILAERIRATGKVGGAEVGDFMMLQLINRYEPVLRHYMGIDRIHPEHIYRELLGLLGELATFSSETKRPRLEGRYLHNDQGLSFRKLMDAIRQVLSMVLEQHAIELLLQQRQYGIQVSPLHDHKLLGSASFVLAASAQCDSEELRTRLPAHLKVGPVERIRQLVNLHLPGIKVKPLPVAPRQIPFHSGKTYFALELNSEELAQLERSGGFAFHVSGEFTGLELKFWAIRN
- a CDS encoding type VI secretion system lipoprotein TssJ, whose translation is MSRFLPAAVLAALAVLSGCSALSPNSDLTKLDLSLQGSDRLNPDLNGRPSPVVIRLLELKHPVAFENADFFSLYQRPKEALSPDMVIQEELELRPGEQRDLKLFVQDGSRYVGVMAAYRDLPESSWRFVIPLQHKAQNRIELMLDEHGIKAIDPLAKGD
- a CDS encoding type VI secretion system-associated FHA domain protein TagH yields the protein MELVFDMVSAQQFAPGLISSKTFKQAGGIIGRAEDCDWVIPDRKRVLSSRHAEVSYRDGAFFLTDTSSNGIQLKDTGASLEKGRAQRIQHGSVYCLGDFEIRARLIQDPASFEGDIGRPQPAGSIIPDDAFLDLDPLTALDQQERVYAEVDDLTAVLAPPRAQAQQRDYAQIDEENLRVPELVMPKEATPPQIAPEPERLAPDFWTRFGEALGVDLGSLDEEARQALALKAACLLKQSVGGLQQALRTRGELKNEMRLSVTTVQSAGNNPLKHSIDSGEALNLLLRGGKSGQLPAEQAMGRAYRDLQAHQVAMLAASRAAIKGMLEQLSPDQLALRFERDNKPLISTSGNRWRAYKRLHSAMQRDDDWGERLFARDFAQAYEEQARLIATLNTDLQG
- a CDS encoding type VI secretion protein, producing the protein MLARYCALVLFIASLALAGCSGNYKFNDDEYRPLGDPQASTRSS
- a CDS encoding lipase — protein: MNAYHLALMSTFVYAPFSTDKKPYISSPPPYDSIGSIGHVLQNQLGRRVKPTQFDGAGPYHMICEEVPYSKRLEIMPYDPLRYEKESQEGWRNPEDVHFLYDTESGTNTQAFITHNDKVVLISVRGTQEILADASRDADARQVRFKEGQGQAHRGFYGAFQAAKPFVERYLNAFYTGKQTLIVCGHSLGGAIALLLADWLRREWSDNTQLYTYGAPRAGDAAFVKAAQPLTHHRIVNHNDPVPAVPLPWMDAEWKLALPGTALLFSSPVSGIALLLAGLVNLQGDSYEHHGEQWHFMPRKPGGGSEAAVLWQPGCALIDEQTCARYVGEIGLDGDMPNRLAVAGTHHASDSGYARAALTNLLRWNASVEERNGKLFSEAEIRDIYAQLLSTAQLLEIWQARSFNEFRWEIRRRGEMRFYGKSDLELRAIYADAIEQGERVRAEQSPALTRTQQRLLAQAERLVTPRSVFGEHAERVDLAELVAQWRAINDNQVAERLAAVTKESALAFA